One part of the Dioscorea cayenensis subsp. rotundata cultivar TDr96_F1 chromosome 2, TDr96_F1_v2_PseudoChromosome.rev07_lg8_w22 25.fasta, whole genome shotgun sequence genome encodes these proteins:
- the LOC120279181 gene encoding peptidyl-prolyl cis-trans isomerase FKBP16-1, chloroplastic-like, whose amino-acid sequence MGTLFIALWINSVVRADLLLDDAEIIQGLKDVLVGMKVGGKRRALIPPEVGYVSENLKPIPDQFGPRRSLLSHAKEPLIFEVQLLKVL is encoded by the exons ATGGGTACTTTGTTCATAG CACTGTGGATCAATTCAGTGGTGAGAGCAGACCTGTTACTGGATGATGCAGAG ATTATTCAGGGTTTGAAAGATGTTTTGGTTGGCATGAAGGTTGGAG GTAAAAGAAGAGCACTGATACCTCCAGAGGTGGGATATGTCAGTGAAAACTTGAAACCAATCCCTGATCAG TTTGGCCCAAGGAGAAGCCTTCTCTCTCATGCAAAGGAGCCATTAATTTTCGAGGTTCAACTCTTGAAGGTCTTATGA